In Flavobacterium praedii, the DNA window AACTTATCATAATGAATTTCACAAAATCAATTGCAATCATAGCGCTTTCGAGTTTGCTTTTTGCTAGTTGCAAAGACAACAAAACAGAAGCAAAAACAGAAACTGCTGAAACAGAAACTGCCGCACCGAAAGTCAAAAAGGAAATTGCTGCAGCCAATTTACAAACAGCAAGTTTCACAATCGAAGGAATGACTTGTGCTGAAGGATGTGCAGCAACAATTCAGGACGAATTAAACGGATTAGACGGTGTTCAAACTGCAAAAGTTGATTTTGACAAAAAACTGGCTACAGTTACTTTTGACAAAACGGTTCAAACTCCAGAAAGTCTGACCAAAGTAGTTCAAGCTACAGGCGATGGAAAAACATACAAAGTTTTGAATATGAAATCATAAAAAGACTTGACTTTTACAAAAAA includes these proteins:
- a CDS encoding heavy-metal-associated domain-containing protein; translated protein: MNFTKSIAIIALSSLLFASCKDNKTEAKTETAETETAAPKVKKEIAAANLQTASFTIEGMTCAEGCAATIQDELNGLDGVQTAKVDFDKKLATVTFDKTVQTPESLTKVVQATGDGKTYKVLNMKS